A region of Pseudomonas marginalis DNA encodes the following proteins:
- a CDS encoding DEAD/DEAH box helicase: MVDATGKYLDVYQSWQQHLFNFNLAVRDTNTPGLRKPQLAALYASLGHLVMSPATTATIVMPTGTGKTDTMLGLLIAGRLARTLVLVPSDALRSQLVEKCLGLKKLREIGAVSAIALNPVVRAIGSGMSAEDVQQLAEANVIVATPQALQRFDTESLQALAELCSHLIIDETHHVAAMTWGRVKTAFKEKPCLQFTATPFREDNQPLEGKIIYNYPLKDAQIDGYFKSIEFHPVREYNLELADQVVADKAVELLRGDREQGFNHLLMVRARSQKRAEALFELYKKHEDLSPILIHSKVPNRVKLLGEIVEKKYKIIVCVDMLGEGFDLPELKIAAIHDQHRSPAVTLQFIGRLTRVDDTLGDAKFVSNIANQKVDYQMAVLYKESADWSAVIRDVSQDKIAREIEKETFTEQFPDDADSEEIFGLNPNPKISAIAYHVERDQWRPEKANHFSQKKEPLQFLSINDDSDTIIMVTRRETPVGWAQTSAIVDTNWILYLAYYHAPDKTLFIHSSGDESQATRFLNLIAKDARRINGEPTFRTLHDIKLMKLQNVGLSRTRKDLRFTMHVGRDINTVISEIENGTAKKSNIFATGYEDGHRTTVGCSHKGKIWEMNSSSIIYWIEWCKRASQKLNDASINPSEVLKDVIRSEKIEGAWPTGLFYADWPESIAIENEQKISLAFNGEIFNLLDVELGKPRRSDDLTLEVPLIAIAVDGTERLLPDITIRLLNDSYKVSCPGVKIIFAEESSFEQYLDMNPLVLLAVDGSMIEGNYRFYTPNSLDLKLPIALIEAWDWGTTQIHSESMRATRNMDTVQGFTYSRIEDDYAFIFNDDGAGEIADLVAIKESKDAIFVDLYHCKYCPQKDRPGARVSDVYEVCGQASRSVKWLHTEEKFFNRLMGRYQQSLPKGFDRILKGDPIDLELLRNKCHDHEMIFRFVIVQPAISAAKISADQLAVLGTSYSYIKNVSGSDVRVITSV; this comes from the coding sequence ATGGTCGATGCTACAGGGAAGTACTTAGACGTATATCAAAGCTGGCAGCAACACCTCTTCAACTTCAACCTGGCAGTCCGGGATACCAATACGCCGGGCTTGCGTAAGCCTCAGCTTGCCGCCCTATACGCTTCACTGGGCCACCTGGTGATGTCTCCGGCCACGACGGCAACGATCGTGATGCCAACGGGTACCGGCAAGACCGATACCATGCTTGGTCTGCTTATCGCAGGGCGGTTGGCAAGGACATTGGTGCTCGTCCCATCAGATGCCTTGCGTTCCCAGCTTGTCGAAAAATGCCTCGGGCTGAAAAAACTTCGGGAGATCGGTGCTGTTTCTGCCATAGCACTTAACCCTGTGGTTAGGGCGATCGGCTCAGGAATGTCGGCTGAAGATGTCCAACAGCTTGCCGAGGCGAATGTAATTGTCGCTACCCCGCAAGCATTGCAGCGATTCGACACAGAATCCCTCCAAGCCTTGGCTGAGCTCTGCAGCCACCTGATCATCGATGAAACCCATCATGTGGCAGCCATGACATGGGGGCGGGTGAAAACCGCGTTTAAAGAGAAGCCATGCCTGCAGTTCACTGCTACGCCTTTCAGGGAGGACAATCAGCCCCTTGAAGGCAAGATTATCTACAACTACCCGTTGAAGGATGCGCAGATCGATGGCTACTTCAAGTCGATCGAATTTCACCCAGTGCGCGAATACAACCTCGAGTTGGCTGACCAAGTGGTTGCTGATAAGGCGGTAGAGTTGTTGCGAGGCGATCGAGAGCAAGGCTTTAACCACCTACTGATGGTACGCGCACGATCGCAAAAACGTGCTGAAGCCCTGTTTGAGCTCTACAAAAAGCATGAGGACCTCTCACCCATTCTCATCCACAGCAAGGTGCCGAATCGGGTCAAGCTGCTGGGTGAAATTGTCGAGAAGAAATACAAGATCATCGTATGCGTGGACATGCTGGGCGAAGGCTTCGACCTGCCAGAGTTGAAAATCGCGGCTATTCACGACCAGCATCGCAGTCCGGCCGTCACACTACAGTTCATCGGTCGGCTAACCCGGGTTGATGACACGCTAGGCGACGCCAAATTCGTCTCAAACATAGCCAACCAGAAAGTCGACTACCAGATGGCAGTGCTTTACAAGGAAAGTGCCGACTGGAGCGCCGTGATTCGAGATGTGAGCCAAGACAAGATCGCCCGCGAAATCGAAAAAGAGACGTTCACTGAACAGTTCCCGGATGATGCCGACTCCGAGGAGATCTTCGGGTTGAACCCAAACCCCAAGATCAGTGCGATCGCCTACCATGTGGAGCGCGACCAGTGGCGGCCAGAGAAAGCGAATCACTTCTCCCAGAAGAAAGAACCGCTGCAGTTCCTTTCTATCAACGACGATTCAGACACCATCATCATGGTGACGCGACGAGAAACACCCGTCGGATGGGCTCAAACCTCGGCGATTGTGGACACGAACTGGATTCTGTACCTGGCGTACTACCACGCGCCCGACAAGACGCTCTTCATTCACTCCTCTGGTGATGAGTCGCAAGCGACGCGTTTTTTGAATTTGATTGCAAAGGATGCCAGGCGAATCAACGGCGAGCCTACCTTCCGAACCCTGCACGACATCAAGCTCATGAAGCTGCAGAACGTAGGGCTGTCCAGGACACGCAAGGATCTGAGATTCACGATGCACGTCGGGCGGGACATCAATACCGTCATCAGTGAAATCGAGAACGGCACGGCGAAAAAGTCCAACATCTTCGCAACGGGCTATGAAGATGGACATCGCACCACCGTTGGCTGCTCTCACAAAGGGAAGATCTGGGAGATGAACTCTTCCAGCATCATTTACTGGATTGAGTGGTGCAAACGTGCCTCGCAAAAACTCAACGATGCCTCGATCAACCCTTCTGAAGTGCTCAAGGATGTGATTCGCTCGGAGAAGATCGAAGGGGCTTGGCCAACGGGACTTTTCTATGCTGATTGGCCGGAGTCCATTGCGATCGAAAACGAGCAGAAAATTTCGCTAGCGTTCAACGGTGAGATTTTCAACCTGCTTGATGTCGAGCTTGGCAAACCTCGGCGAAGCGATGACCTGACACTAGAAGTGCCCCTCATCGCCATTGCAGTAGATGGCACGGAGCGTCTGTTGCCTGACATCACGATACGGTTACTGAACGACAGCTACAAAGTCTCCTGCCCTGGGGTCAAGATCATTTTCGCCGAAGAGAGCTCGTTCGAGCAGTACCTGGATATGAATCCTTTGGTCCTGCTAGCCGTGGACGGTTCGATGATCGAGGGCAATTACCGGTTCTACACACCCAATAGCTTGGACTTGAAGCTTCCCATAGCGCTGATTGAGGCTTGGGACTGGGGAACCACCCAGATCCACAGCGAGTCGATGAGGGCTACCCGTAACATGGACACCGTCCAAGGGTTCACCTACAGCCGTATTGAGGACGACTATGCATTCATTTTCAACGATGATGGCGCTGGTGAGATTGCGGATCTTGTGGCAATCAAAGAGAGCAAGGACGCAATCTTTGTCGACCTTTACCACTGCAAGTATTGCCCCCAAAAAGATCGGCCTGGTGCTCGTGTCTCCGATGTTTACGAGGTCTGCGGTCAGGCATCACGATCGGTGAAATGGCTGCACACCGAGGAAAAATTCTTCAATCGATTGATGGGGCGGTACCAGCAATCGTTGCCGAAAGGGTTCGACAGAATCCTCAAGGGTGACCCAATAGATTTGGAGCTGCTTCGCAACAAGTGCCACGACCACGAGATGATTTTCAGATTTGTGATCGTACAGCCTGCCATTTCAGCAGCGAAGATCTCCGCTGATCAGCTCGCTGTCCTCGGTACAAGTTATTCCTACATTAAAAATGTGTCTGGTTCAGATGTCAGGGTTATAACCAGTGTATAA
- a CDS encoding type I restriction enzyme HsdR N-terminal domain-containing protein: MRADFTVSGYERFWESLSSLGPFANEADVEHRLVAPLLAALGYKTDDIQPKVPVSLIKGTKKGRSFEADMVVYAGLPKNRDTSLLVIEAKSPKKTLEDAKDQAESYAVALRTPVLLLTNGVDLQVWQLQRTHESALIFEYNVMRLAEQRPRLELLLSRQSLIRQIEVLEIKKVSAELSFKDYKLAELSRNEQRAIARRLVTELGDVVLSTSMMESYSTGALIIAPSGYGKTVLCKQLMEQAIEKSFYNFEHVGAIDFPLFEFAQSNCDVMDFICQRIKAKQAQISLASVRSSVLRFGVTLVCDGYEYVPYSLRSSVDSKLRLFKRDYPDSQIFIFSRSSMPVRLELPCLLLEKLDSQEQKNMVVEAMGKEFPVFGMPKFLTVLSEVPLLLSRIINFFMVNSAFPSRLEELFEHWLTQLSEGFTSTPTTKIYLNEAMLLIADSSVKRRLTAIETYHRCRTG; encoded by the coding sequence ATGCGTGCTGATTTTACTGTGAGTGGCTACGAAAGATTTTGGGAGTCCCTCTCAAGTCTAGGCCCTTTTGCCAATGAGGCGGATGTCGAACATCGGTTGGTTGCTCCTTTGCTCGCCGCATTGGGTTACAAGACAGATGATATTCAGCCGAAAGTTCCGGTGTCTTTAATTAAGGGGACTAAGAAGGGGCGGTCGTTTGAAGCAGATATGGTTGTCTATGCGGGCTTGCCGAAAAATCGTGATACTTCTCTGTTGGTCATCGAAGCTAAATCGCCAAAAAAAACTCTGGAGGATGCCAAAGATCAAGCCGAATCATACGCGGTTGCGTTACGTACTCCTGTGTTACTTTTAACAAACGGAGTGGATCTGCAAGTTTGGCAACTTCAGCGTACCCATGAGAGCGCTCTAATATTTGAATACAATGTCATGCGTCTAGCTGAGCAACGTCCTCGGCTTGAACTCCTGTTATCTAGGCAATCGCTGATAAGACAGATCGAGGTGTTGGAAATCAAAAAAGTTTCCGCCGAGCTGAGTTTTAAAGATTACAAACTTGCAGAGCTGTCCAGGAATGAGCAGCGTGCCATTGCCCGAAGACTGGTAACGGAGCTTGGAGACGTGGTGCTGTCAACATCGATGATGGAGTCGTATAGTACGGGGGCGCTTATCATTGCACCTTCTGGGTACGGAAAAACTGTACTCTGTAAGCAACTTATGGAACAGGCAATAGAGAAAAGTTTTTATAATTTTGAACATGTCGGCGCTATTGACTTTCCGTTGTTCGAGTTTGCGCAATCGAATTGCGATGTGATGGACTTTATCTGTCAGCGCATCAAGGCGAAGCAAGCGCAAATATCGCTAGCCAGCGTTAGATCTTCCGTGCTGCGATTTGGTGTAACATTAGTTTGCGATGGTTACGAGTATGTGCCTTATTCCTTGCGTTCGTCTGTAGATTCTAAACTTCGCCTGTTCAAGCGCGACTATCCCGATTCCCAGATTTTCATCTTCTCTCGTTCTTCGATGCCAGTCCGGCTAGAACTTCCCTGCCTTTTGCTGGAAAAGCTGGACAGTCAGGAGCAAAAAAATATGGTCGTGGAAGCCATGGGGAAAGAGTTTCCAGTATTTGGGATGCCAAAATTCCTAACTGTATTAAGTGAAGTGCCTTTGTTACTGAGTCGTATAATAAATTTCTTTATGGTCAATAGCGCTTTTCCAAGTCGTTTGGAAGAGCTGTTTGAGCACTGGCTGACTCAGTTGAGTGAAGGCTTTACGAGTACGCCTACGACTAAGATTTATTTAAATGAAGCCATGCTTTTGATCGCAGATTCGAGTGTGAAGCGCCGATTAACTGCTATAGAAACTTATCACCGATGCCGGACTGGGTAG
- the hxsA gene encoding His-Xaa-Ser repeat protein HxsA, whose translation MKLLDRWKVLISGISLLPMAGTTLAQAGHLSLADANWQPNDKLQPPVFADTLNAPDTVNIYAAHRSHSSHRSHSSHSSHYSGSGGYSAPRYYSPPATSTRSYSTPSASSGTSNSNSFYQSSGTTSGISSSTSKSRATNEQKSNLVTRVQTALMVRQYYQGTIDGVMGKATRGALMAFQMDSGLTVNGRMDTASLNALGIKIP comes from the coding sequence GTGAAATTGCTCGACCGCTGGAAAGTACTGATCAGTGGGATCAGCTTATTGCCAATGGCAGGTACCACCCTGGCACAGGCGGGCCATCTGTCGCTCGCCGACGCGAACTGGCAACCCAACGACAAGCTCCAGCCCCCGGTATTTGCCGATACGCTCAATGCGCCGGACACCGTCAACATCTATGCGGCACATCGCTCGCACAGTTCGCACCGATCCCACAGTTCGCACAGTTCTCATTACAGCGGATCGGGTGGCTATAGCGCACCTCGCTATTACAGCCCACCCGCTACCAGTACCCGAAGCTACAGCACGCCGAGTGCTTCGAGCGGCACCTCCAACAGCAATAGCTTTTATCAGTCGTCTGGCACTACCAGCGGGATAAGTTCGAGCACTTCAAAGAGCCGCGCGACCAATGAGCAGAAAAGCAACCTGGTCACCCGTGTGCAGACCGCACTGATGGTGCGCCAGTATTACCAAGGCACCATTGATGGTGTGATGGGCAAGGCGACACGTGGTGCGTTGATGGCTTTTCAGATGGACAGTGGACTTACCGTAAATGGCCGGATGGATACGGCATCGCTGAACGCATTGGGAATTAAGATTCCATAA
- the hxsC gene encoding His-Xaa-Ser system radical SAM maturase HxsC: MAMLRKDTHFAIHHLNEPKLLKVITVDEFIEQGLAVCAGSAEFGDLLLWLPNEERLRSPHLLSLPVGGFLIPEPLIGDFDSVRPHLHTPKDADVVQPGDVIAVTPGNAMVRVLYRRGSDSNLLFMTDRCNSLCLMCSQPPKDIDDRWHIEENLRLIDLMDPGEEDLGISGGEPTLYRDGLLEILAKCKAVLPQKSIHVLSNGRLFQDPSWIAALSAIGHPQVSWGIPLYADNAEDHDHVVQAPGAFNETLQGLYNLARANQIIEIRVVLNRLTTPRLPELAHYVFRNLPFVRHVALMGIESTGLARKNYEELWIDPLDYQESLSQAVYFLFNRGVPISIYNLPLCLIPAHLSRFARQSISDWKNLFIDTCQQCAAINHCSGFFKSHTDRWQSRGVQRLSNEAFSAYARSAQ, from the coding sequence ATGGCGATGCTGCGCAAAGATACCCACTTCGCAATCCATCACCTGAATGAGCCGAAACTGCTCAAGGTCATCACTGTGGATGAGTTCATCGAACAAGGCCTGGCTGTTTGTGCCGGAAGCGCTGAGTTCGGTGACCTGCTGCTTTGGCTGCCAAACGAAGAACGGCTAAGGAGCCCGCATCTGCTCTCATTACCAGTGGGTGGATTCCTGATCCCGGAGCCATTGATCGGCGACTTCGACAGCGTGCGGCCACACCTGCACACCCCTAAAGATGCGGATGTCGTGCAGCCCGGCGATGTCATTGCCGTCACACCAGGCAACGCGATGGTGCGAGTGCTCTATCGACGAGGCTCAGACAGCAACCTGCTGTTCATGACCGATCGTTGCAACAGCCTCTGTCTGATGTGCTCGCAGCCGCCCAAAGATATCGATGACCGTTGGCACATCGAGGAGAACCTACGGCTGATCGACCTGATGGACCCGGGCGAGGAAGATCTGGGAATCAGCGGCGGAGAACCAACGCTTTATCGCGACGGCCTGCTCGAAATCCTGGCCAAGTGCAAAGCCGTTTTGCCGCAGAAATCCATTCATGTGCTCAGCAACGGGCGTCTGTTCCAAGACCCGAGTTGGATCGCAGCTCTTTCTGCCATCGGCCACCCCCAGGTGAGTTGGGGCATCCCGCTGTATGCCGACAATGCTGAAGACCATGACCATGTGGTGCAGGCTCCAGGCGCATTCAATGAAACCCTGCAAGGTCTTTACAACCTGGCCCGCGCCAACCAGATCATCGAGATACGCGTGGTGCTCAATCGCCTGACTACGCCACGCTTGCCGGAGCTCGCCCACTACGTGTTCAGGAACCTGCCCTTCGTGCGGCATGTTGCTCTGATGGGTATCGAAAGTACCGGCCTCGCCAGGAAGAACTATGAAGAACTGTGGATTGACCCGCTGGACTATCAGGAGTCGTTGAGCCAGGCAGTGTATTTCCTGTTCAACCGCGGAGTGCCGATTTCGATCTACAACTTGCCGCTGTGCCTGATCCCGGCCCATCTCTCGCGTTTCGCCCGCCAGAGCATCTCGGACTGGAAGAATTTATTCATCGATACCTGCCAGCAATGCGCAGCCATCAATCATTGCTCTGGCTTCTTCAAATCCCACACTGACCGCTGGCAGAGCCGCGGCGTACAACGACTATCGAACGAGGCCTTTAGCGCCTACGCAAGGAGTGCACAGTGA
- the hxsB gene encoding His-Xaa-Ser system radical SAM maturase HxsB codes for MTLIATDAKHYRLLPFRFMRMNTGHDRDILLTSDTGEYMHVNDAQLRALSYFDVQASTPFYKDLLARHFIYEPGRHDPFPEMAAQYRSRKDFLFQGPALHLFVVTLRCNHTCQYCQVSRAPLGGSGHDLSETDAQAAVDRLFESNAPALTVEFQGGEPLLAFERVRQIVEWIVERNVVEQRDIQFVITTTLHHLTEEILDFAEQNRIQFSTSLDGPAPLHNANRPTPSRDSYERTVKGIQWVRERLGHDAVSALTTLTSRSLEQPEAIIDEYVSQGFSSISLRPLSPYGFATKSAHRLDYPIERYLAFYKKALAYLLHINQQGVYLSESYTSLLLKNILTPFSSGYVDLRSPTGAGTAALVYNYDGFVYPSDEARMLLEMGEDGLRLGTVQQPLSELLASPVMNALLASGVAEALPGCSDCALVPFCGADPVEHYARQADPIGHRAFSSFCKKNMGLLKHLFGLLCDGDDNVQRGLLSWLNRRSYNDVRFPGYRG; via the coding sequence GTGACACTGATTGCGACAGACGCCAAGCACTACCGCTTGCTGCCTTTTCGATTCATGCGCATGAACACGGGACATGACCGTGACATCCTGCTCACCTCCGATACCGGTGAGTACATGCACGTGAACGACGCGCAATTACGAGCCCTCAGTTACTTCGACGTTCAAGCAAGTACGCCTTTTTACAAGGACCTGCTGGCCCGCCACTTCATCTATGAACCAGGCCGCCACGACCCGTTCCCGGAAATGGCCGCGCAGTATCGCAGCCGCAAGGACTTCCTCTTCCAGGGCCCTGCACTGCACTTGTTCGTGGTGACATTGCGCTGCAACCATACCTGCCAGTACTGCCAGGTGTCGCGGGCCCCTCTGGGAGGATCCGGCCACGACCTGTCGGAAACGGATGCGCAGGCGGCGGTCGATCGCCTGTTCGAATCGAACGCTCCCGCCCTGACTGTGGAGTTTCAGGGTGGCGAGCCGCTTCTGGCCTTCGAGCGCGTCCGACAGATTGTCGAATGGATCGTCGAACGGAACGTGGTCGAACAACGGGATATCCAGTTCGTCATCACCACCACGCTGCACCACCTGACGGAGGAAATACTCGACTTCGCAGAGCAAAATCGTATCCAGTTTTCGACCTCGCTCGATGGGCCGGCGCCCTTGCACAACGCCAACCGCCCTACCCCGTCACGAGACTCCTACGAACGCACTGTGAAAGGCATCCAGTGGGTCCGTGAGCGCCTTGGCCATGATGCAGTTTCCGCGCTGACCACGCTGACTTCAAGAAGCCTCGAACAGCCTGAAGCGATCATCGATGAGTATGTAAGCCAGGGCTTCTCCAGCATCTCACTTCGGCCTCTGAGCCCTTATGGGTTTGCCACCAAGAGTGCCCATCGACTTGATTACCCTATTGAGCGATACCTGGCCTTCTACAAGAAAGCACTGGCCTATTTGCTGCATATCAACCAACAGGGCGTATACCTCTCAGAGAGTTATACGAGCTTGTTGCTGAAGAATATCCTGACACCCTTCTCCTCCGGCTATGTAGACCTGCGCTCCCCCACTGGCGCAGGCACTGCGGCGCTGGTCTACAACTATGACGGTTTCGTCTATCCCTCGGACGAAGCCCGAATGTTGCTGGAGATGGGTGAAGACGGCTTGAGGCTCGGCACCGTGCAGCAACCCTTGTCCGAATTACTCGCATCGCCCGTTATGAATGCGTTGCTCGCCAGTGGTGTAGCAGAGGCGCTGCCGGGCTGCTCCGATTGCGCACTTGTCCCGTTCTGTGGTGCTGACCCCGTCGAACACTATGCCCGCCAAGCTGACCCGATTGGACACCGAGCGTTCAGCAGCTTCTGCAAGAAGAACATGGGGCTGCTGAAGCATCTTTTCGGCCTGCTTTGCGATGGCGACGACAACGTGCAGAGGGGGCTGCTGTCTTGGTTGAACAGGCGCTCTTACAACGATGTCCGGTTTCCGGGTTACAGGGGCTGA
- the hxsD gene encoding His-Xaa-Ser system protein HxsD: MTWPVTLKLDSAAYPLSVVQRAAYSLADTVAIQVGIETNQISLTAHPAEARLTLSPEKAHSLILQHLNDFALRDHINRETIGLREVLARAALAGCGISQ; the protein is encoded by the coding sequence ATGACATGGCCAGTCACGCTGAAACTCGACAGCGCAGCCTACCCGCTCAGCGTGGTGCAACGCGCCGCTTATTCCTTGGCCGACACTGTCGCGATCCAGGTCGGTATTGAAACCAATCAGATAAGTCTCACTGCCCACCCCGCTGAAGCAAGGCTAACGCTTTCCCCGGAGAAGGCTCACTCGCTGATCCTTCAGCATCTGAACGACTTCGCCCTACGCGACCATATCAACCGCGAAACAATAGGGTTGCGCGAAGTCCTGGCCCGAGCCGCTCTCGCTGGATGTGGGATTTCCCAGTGA